In a genomic window of Telopea speciosissima isolate NSW1024214 ecotype Mountain lineage chromosome 5, Tspe_v1, whole genome shotgun sequence:
- the LOC122663095 gene encoding uncharacterized protein LOC122663095 gives MCESAKEILDTFIVSYEGTTQIKESKIDKLVTEYELFKMLENETIADIFLRFINIINKLKGLGKTYTKSENMRKILRSLLSKWRLKVTTIKESKNLNMVNMDELMGSLLTHEVELNEDDKWAETKELRRKTIALKAANSSDDESDEDENLSISEKEMSLIIKNFKKFLKRKGRKFFNKGQTSKDNKGKYIPKDKPSFSNRKDIVCYECRKPGHFKIECPKGQDKKKAYITEISWDSDEEQEEDQSEEETTNLALMVHERENELEVNFDFFSSNSNSIDDIDTNDIDEDDIEIGFKALYEASQKLEASNSTLEKEVISLHNKVDSLHDYIPKLEEEKENLKSALLTFTKGQKSLDTLFGTP, from the coding sequence ATGTGTGAGTCTGCTAAAGAAATTTTGGATACTTTTATTGTTTCCTATGAAGGAACAACACaaataaaagaatcaaaaaTCGATAAGCTTGTCACTGAATATGAATTATTCAAGATGTTAGAAAATGAAACTATTGCTGATATATTTTTAAGATTTATTAACATCAtaaacaagttgaagggcttagggAAGACCTACACGAAGTCCGAAAATATGCGAAAGATCCTCAGGTCACTTCTTTCCAAATGGAGACTAAAGGTTACGACCATAAAAGAATCAAAAAATCTGAACATGGTCAATATGGATGAGCTTATGGGATCTCTCCTAACTCATGAAGTTGAGTTAAATGAAGATGACAAGTGGGCAGAGACGAAAGAGCTAAGGAGAAAAACTATTGCACTTAAAGCTGCAAACTCTTCTGATGATGAAAGCGATGAAGATGAAAATCTGAGCATATCAGAGAAGGAGATGTCTCTAATCATCAAGAACTTTAAAAAATTCctcaaaaggaaaggaagaaagttCTTCAACAAAGGACAGACATCAAAAGATAACAAAGGTAAATACATTCCTAAGGATAAACCTTCTTTTTCTAACAGAAAAGATATAGTTTGTTATGAATGCAGAAAGCCTGGTCACTTCAAAATTGAGTGTCCAAAGGGtcaagataagaagaaagccTACATCACTGAAATATCATGGGATTCggatgaagaacaagaagaagatcaatCCGAAGAAGAAACCACAAACCTAGCACTAATGGTtcatgaaagagaaaatgaattaGAGGTAAATTTTGACTTCTTTAGTTCAAATAGCAATTCaattgatgatattgatacaaatgatatagatgaagatgatataGAAATAGGCTTTAaagctctctatgaggcaagCCAAAAGCTTGAGGCTTCCAACTCTACATTAGAGAAAGAAGTTATTAGCCTTCATAATAAAGTAGACAGTCTACATGATTATATTCctaaacttgaagaagaaaaagaaaatttgaagtcGGCTTTGCTCACCTTTACCAAGGGACAAAAATCCCTAGATACTCTTTTTGGTACACCATAA